ggcgattatattagcgcacatgcgaatatctacacttgtccccggaacagagaggcaaaggcctatgcattcatatagtatagcaccatattcgtgaatatttagaacttcgaaaaatttgatttacgaatattcgtattttttattttagtttccaccttacagattacattgatctgtactctgtcaactactgtcatcaccccccactgtatctcgattgattcccaaaagtccaaaagctcagatcttactcacattgcctagaaagtgattgaggcgcgaatattcgtaatgcgattttattagcggacatgcgaatatcggctctTCGCAAGGACACTAATCCCTCCCTCATtttagattgtgggccaatgagaaggagtccaacaggttagcaacatccctagcaaccaatcagaaagttgctcaccccattactatataagattttgtcacggcagccattttgtgcagtttcatgtggtggtgattgagagaggatcttggaactgtgcagtgctttgcttttttaaaagcaaattcTAAATCGAATTAATCTGATAGTTTTAGATAGGGTaggttagtgtagctgataggataaagattagggtacagagttgaagaaaaataatcatttatttaggttagtgaatagattagtgtagctgatagtttctagtgcagggtgcagtgtagggcctagttaggagaaaaattattatttatttaggttaggtaatagtgtagctgataggttaaaGATTGGGTACAgagttaggagaaatataataatttatttaggttagtgaatagatcagttagctgatagtttctagtgaagGGTGTAGGTTAGCTATAGTGTAggctttagttgttttttttttgttttctagttTAGTATAgtgtctgtaataaaaaaaaaaaagtttattagttttcgtttattactgtttagtttgtgtcgtgtcagtgtctacgtcctttgttagttaaaaaaaaagacaaaaaaaagacaaaaaaaagtttattagttttagtgtttttcttttactggttattccATGTTTTTTGTCCGcttcagtgtctacgtcctttgttagttaaaaaaaaaaaaagacaaaaaaaagtttattagttttagtttttttcttttactggttattccatgttttttgtccgcgtcagtgtctacatcctttgttagttaaaaaaaaaaaaaagacaaaaaaaagtttattagttttggtttattactgtttagtttgtgtcgtgtcctgtcagtgtctacgtcctttgttagttaaaaaaaaaaaaaagacaaaaaagtttattagttttagtgtttttcttttactggtttTTCGGTGTAttgtccgcgtcagtgtctatgtcctttgttagttaaaaaaaaaaagacaaaaaaatgtttattagttttagtgtttttcttttactggttattcagtgtattgtcagtgtctacgtcctttgttagtttaaaataaaatatatattttcgttgatttattatatataaatttggttTTCTTTATTGTGCGACAGTCCCCATCCCAATAAACTTTTTCCCTAAATCACATCATATAATTTagtttttgtataaataaataaataaataataataaggtCTTCACGATCGAGCAGCAGGGGTAGGAGAGTAGTtggtcccagtgctggacagctgccagcactgggccgctcctctacccaccgaggtgcggacacaggtgtcaggggcgtccgccttattcacaatttttttgccactggcaGCAGGAGAATTACCTCACAGGATGCCAAGGAAGTTGTGTCTCTTGTGGCACAAGCCAGTGCCACAGAGTCCTCTGCTCCGGCtccgagcagcagctgcacttcgtctcctgtaggaccaacccccagcccccaagaatcgtccctgctcctgtttgacagcgacagtgagagggacaccttgggggaggtaatgcaggaggctgaTTTGCACTTCAGTCCAGAGGGTCAGGACCTTatagaagggatggaggaggagatggagggggtaccacctgtatctaccccagtgacatcccttccaacaggtgcgggcggtttcagccagcgaaaccccacacctagtcagacccaggcgtcagcgaggggacagaggagccaggtcaggggccccacttctgctgttcccctcagtccaccactggttggccctgtgtctgacatatcgggggacgaagaggagggtgacagagaatgggtgccacctcccttgtcaggcatcagcagcactgatgaggaggaaggtaggcaccagaggcaaatggtgcgacaggttgccagtgagcccagcgtcaggggctccactggtaatggcagtaggaggaggcagcagcagccagatcCACCTGTCCGCATCGAGCCCAAGCAGGCGCAAgtcagcatcaccccatctgacaggagggtggtacgtaagtcgcctctttgggcttacttcaccctggcagtagatgatgccacaattggcatttgtaatctgtgccatgccagggttaggagagggaggtctgcggctcggctgggtaccactgccctcacccagcacttacgagtcaaccactggcgggagtgggagatgcggggtggtcatagcagtggcgccaccagcagtgcgcaggggacagcagctcctgccactgttctgcagccaccccaaccacttccaacaaggcgttcccactcccccgctccctctcctagaggtactggtaccggcagccagacctctgcctccaccgCACCCTCCTCTATGTCCTCCACTGCCGTCCAGCGCCAGCCCACGGTTGCTGACCTTTTTGAACGCACCGCGCGATATGCCCCCGGGGACCGACacgtgcgttcactcaatgggctcctggcaagggttatcgcccaacatctgctgcccttcaatcttgtggacagcaatccattccgtcagatgttggagcaggcacaacccagatggtgtgtccccagccgccatttctttgccaggactggcgtccctgccctacgccagcacattgtgcagaaggtatccctgtcgctggatcatgctgtcagtgacagggtgcatctgacaatggatgcttggaccagcaggcatgggcagggatgctatatcagttttactgcccattgggtttcCCTCCGAGGTGCCGGGGAGGGAACGGCAgcatctgagtttgtggtgccgccccgggatgtccaggggagaactgctgctctccccccacaagccactgtctccaccgctgctgagccccccagcaagcgtccccgtagctacgcgagtgtggtgcacgtccgctgccaggccgtacttcagcttgtgagcttaggggaagggagacacactggacctgacgctctggccgcactacaggatcaggtccaggagtggctgacaccccgaaggctccaggcaggtatggttgtctgtgacaacggcagcaacctcctcgccgccctccatgctggcagtctgagacacgtgccctgcatggcacatgtcctcaacctagttGTGCAGAAATTCCTCCGAACATAcgaagggttgagtgacattgtgccaagggtacggaggattgccagccactttagACGGTCCCCAACTGCTTCCGCGTCCCTGTCAAAActacagcaggacaacagcctgccacctcacaggctgattgtggacagtgtgacgcggtggaactccaccctccacatgctggagaggttgtagGAGCAGCgaagggcggtgagggaatacctgctggaccaaggcactccagggccagcacaaccactcccatacatcactaatgcggagtgggggcagatacagcaggtctgccacgtgttggccccattcgagcaggcgaccaagatggtcagcggggagcatgtcggcctcaacgacatgctccccttagtgttcctgctggacaggacactagatcgcctgctcgaggctggggagagtgccttgttggagcaagaggagtcagcaatgctccaacaagaccaggcccaagacgaggaggaggaatTTGTAGACGTCCAGCAGTCTGGGcgtggtcaggagggagagacggtgttgggggcaccgttagtctgggggtggggcagctccgaccgggagcagcagcaacagcagcaggaggaccaagaagtcatggtcctgggcatccatgaacagtcacagcgggctgtcctcttccctatggctgcccacatgctgcgatgcctccggagggacctccggatcaagagaatcaaggagagggaagattattggttggccacccttttagaccctcgctgcaaggggaaactggagcagttcatcccagccagccgtagacaggcccggatggatcaactgcgggcctgtctgatcaagcggctggagcaggccaaccctcggcctcacgctccagttctaccctctcacccagcaggtggctggccccagcagcaccagccgagcaggtgaccttatgggtgagatgcggttgttctaccagtctgcgcgacccagtagcagcagcagcagcagcagtcaccaccagcggcaggcccgcatggtggcagactacatagggtccattggtgcttccgacagcatgagcaccgacgaccccatggagtactgggttgccaggctggacacctgccgcgagctcgctcagtatgagctggagttactatcttgccccccctccagcgtactgtctgagcggacatttagcaaagcaggtggggtggtcacggacaagaggacccgtctgtccacagactcagtggacagacttacattcattaaaatgaacgagtcctggattggcagtgacttcttggcccccgttGTCGGTTCAGGCtgttgaagggtcccttgtccatccctctccttgtctctccctccaaaactacgttgttttttaatttttttacaaatatttatttatatatttacttatttatatattataaattttTAATTATGAAATTTGTctaatttgtatttattgttgTGTATGAATTATTAAATTATTGATGAATTATTAAATCTTATTATTGAtgtatatatgactttttaattattgcttttatttaatattatttattttaatgatttGATATATTATTAGATTAATTTATTTACTTAATGTAATTTGACTTAAATTGATTGTTACCAATCCAAAAACTAAAGATAAATTAAGTAGACACGCCGCATGCATCGGTAGTCAACAATTTATTCTTTAAAGCATATTGAGTCAGTATCAGAACACTGCGGCTACACAGACAGCCTAACCGTGTGATGATTCCTACACGCCAGAGGGCACTAGTAGTGGTGGTGTTTATCAGcagctatctcgtcctccttttgtctgtgaggagtaatGGGTACGGCCGCTCTCCACACCCATACATGATCTTCAGCGCACGCACGCTGTGCTCCAGGCGAACGACTGGACCTATCCATCCTGTGCCCGCATAAGCACAGAAGGCACTGATGAAGCAGCTCTCCTGGGCCAGGGCCTTGAAGTGTCCCCTGCTTATGCGCCTGGATTAGTTCACCTTCTCATCATCGAAGACTTAGCTGCGTTCCcctggctgctgtgggtgtcacagGTGTTTGGGTTCAATGCGCATCCTTGATGAACTATTGCAAGTCATAGTGCTGAACAAGACTTTAAATGCAAGGCTTGTCTACAACCCAGGGAGGGGGGTTCAAACAGCCAGTGgcagacaaataaaaataaattaggcCTGTTTACCACTGTCATGTGTGTGCTCCATTTTCCGTATTGCTGAACGCATTTGCGGAACAGCAATACACGGCTGCCGTTCCGtggtcattccgcatcacggatgcggacacattaacTTCAATGTTTCTTCAAATTTGCAGatgcggaacagaaccctacggaagcactatggtaTTTTTCCCTGTGTTTTCGTCCAGGAATTCCATTCTGCTAAAATATAGATCATGTGCTATCTTTGCGTAACGGCCGGATCGCGTACCGATTTAAGTGAATTGGTCTGCGATCCGCTGGGGCTGCCCCACGTACTGGGCTCGTGTACTGCGGactgcattttgtggtccgcagcacgacaagggggcgcacacgcccgtgggaaagaggcgtTTAAGGTGATGACAGAGAAAGTGGGTCACCTTCTCTGTCATTCTGCAGAGTGCATTTTTGTCATTAGAAGGAACACAGTTTAATAGAGTAACATAAAACTGCTGTTAAACTTACCGCACATTACGGTTGAATTAGTTTATCTTTTTTTGTTCCTTTCCGCTCAAGATAAACCTACATGAATCATGTCCTATAACATTTTCAAGTATGGAGGAGTAGAATGATGTCGATCTTCCCTgtagagatggggtagatagagaTATGACGGTGGTCTGTACTGCTATAATATATTTCTCTAACCCATCTGTAAACGGAAGCCATCAAAATTTCTCCCCCTTGAGACATCagcattaggccgaatgcacacgcccgtgaaaaacggccatgtgcattcggccttatagaGGACAAAATTAATGTATGTTTTTCTTGAACTGAAAGGAATAATAAGTTACAAGAAAAGTACCAAAGAAATTAAGCACAGCTGTATTTGTAATGCGGTGAAAGTTTCATTGTAGTTTTATTATACTCAATTAAACATAGTGCCTTTGCAAGAAACTCCAAAATGCACTCTGCTGAATGACAGAGAAGGTGCTCCACTTTGCCTGTCAtccccttaggccgaatgcacatggccgtgttccgcggGCGAGTACGGGCCATGAAAACCCTTCCAggattcctgctgactgctggagtgcacggcgtcatgggttgctatgacgccgtgcgcttcatgcagccactgctggacagtaatacactagtatagtgtattactgtacagcagcggctgcataaagcgcacggcgccatagcaacccatgacgccgtgcgctccagcagtcagcaggaatcccggcagggTTTTCACGGCTCGCTCTCGGCCGcaaacacagccgtgtgcattcggccttaactgTGAAGTTTGCCACCGGCTCTTAGAACACCCCCTCCCCGGGTTGTAGACAAGCCTCACATTTAAAGTCTTCTTCAGTACTACAGTACTATGACTTGCAATAGTTCATCAAGGATGCGCATTGAACCCAAACACctgtgacacccacagcagccaggGGAACGCAGCTGAGTCTTCGATGATGAGAAGGTGAACTAATCCAGGTGCATGAGCAGGGGACACTTCAAGACCCTGGCCCAGGCGAGCTGCCTCATCAGTGCCTTCTGTGCTCATACGGGTACAGGATGGACTGGTCCAGTCGTGGGCCTGGAGCACAGCGTGTGTGCGCTGAAGATCATGTATGGGTGTGGAGAGCGGCCGTACCCattactcctcacagacaaaaggaggacgagatagccgctGATAAACACCACCACTGCTAGTGCCTTCTGGCGTGTAGGAATCATCACACGGTTAGGCTGTCTGTGTAGCCGCAGTGTTCTGATACTGACTCAATATGCTTTAAAGAATAAATTGTTGACTACCGATAGTTGTTGACTATCAATAGTTTATGGTGTGGAAGCAAAATCTTAATATAATCAAAATAATCATTCTAGAATGCCAAATGTTTTAATTATTATGCATGTCATCAAATTTCCTCAGCACACTGAATACCTGCTGCTTtcagagttgcattttttttaaagttatgggcttaccatggcctgttggtttcccattcagcagtacacattgctgctgccaactttgaacgtgctgctgactgacatgtcatatttcatttatgggcttaccatggcctgttggtttcccattcagcagtacacattgctgctgccaactttgaacgtgctgctgactgacatgtcatatttcattcatgggcttaccatggcctgttggtttcccattcagcagtacacattgctgctgccaactttgaacgtgctgctgtctgtcctgataagtTATTCAGAGCTATGTTTAGGCCTTTTACTAGACATTTTCcatcttccatcctgttgatgctgctattgaatttgctgatcaggctgatttttgtttagtccttacactacatcattatatttaaatgttgattatgcatttcctactgagttgtgccaagttatgtgtagaccttatgcTCAACCATTTCAAACTTCCATCTAGTTGATGCTGCATCTATCTGTCCTGAACATGTATTTCTAATTACTCTTTATTCTCCAATTTTAACATTAAATTATGATGCTGCCTATCCTGCAGGGTTAGGCGAACTTGGTGTAGACCTTTTACTATGGTGTTTACATATACCTGCTTTTGTCtgccctgttcctgcagagtttagtttagctatgtgtggcctttagacaacagatttttctgttttaatggTAGTTTCAGTAGTTATCCTTAATTGTTTGGCCCTTTGATTTGTATTCCTTCTACTGTTGCGTTACTATTTTACTGCTACTGTCTGGCCTAATGCTGCCAAGTAATGTGTCTGAAATATACTAAATTATTAAAATCTAactgtggaatattttttttcaagatcatgcaaaggagaaccagcatggaccacttattagcccttgtaatatgacaagtattgagtattattattttcataaaatggtgttcatgtttaatatttgcgaatgtgcactattcatcgtatattgtcaagaatttgattggaatatagaaagaataaaaatgttttcgtttaatacattcatgcggttttacgcttcattcaccaaaataatttattttgttttattttattttaaaaatttgaattttgctttaattgggttgttggcgtccatgttgtggttcttactttagcaaggtggggaccgcatgtgggcttccattttcaaaaggttttgtgcacttaacattgtacaatactgattgataaacctaatgaaagttttttgttttatttattattttaatacggacttaggttctaacatggtgttgtcggttgtcctggaaaggatgcctggcttccgtgttgacctctctacatggttgggtgttactggcgttatactcatccgtgtagtaatccggttttggtaatggagcattattgccacatgtatatatagatatatacatttatatgtaatcttacttcttgacaattatataattattattttcacatgctagtgtaatataataatagactttaatctttcaaaattaactgctgacagaataataatcttgaagccatgtcaccattttgtgagTGATTCTACTCATTGCATCACATGTTGATGTCTTTATTGAGGAAGCTATGCTCCAAAATGTCCAGTTGTCAGAATCATGCTAGTTATTTCTTTGCTGACTCAtcaattgtttctttttttttttcagacacatttgatgtttcaaattttttaaaataatggaaCTAATATAACTTAAGACAATTTTACTATGCAATATTGTCTTATTGAGGTTGAAATTTGGATCACAGTATGGATAATTTGATACTTTTTTAATATAAAGATACTTTTTTTAAAGtatcagtttattttttgttaaaatttggttgatactccatatatatttattatacattttgaatgtagatttgtattttgtaatctaaagctttgttcaataatacatttgaaaggtaatagtgtgttcacacaaaggttaattaatgtgcgttaaacaataattttctattataaattacggtcttttttttttcaaagtaaagAAAACTTTAAAGTTTTCAGGGCAGCCATTTACAATGAACCAAAATAAGTAAATTTCCTAACGGCAAATTACTACCTTAAATACTGGAGTGCGATAAACAAAATTCTCATTTTTACAAACATACAACATATTGTTTCATGTAAAACTGAATCTGTAAGGACGTCTCATCTGCTTAACCACGTCCGACTAGCCccaatcttcctcctcctccgctgCCGTCCGCGCTGCAGGTTGTGAAATGCCAGGATTGCTGTAACCGTTGTCCTCCTGGAAGTCACCTCTCTTCCTGCTATCCACTGAAGCAAATTTGCTTGGCTGTGAACTAAAGGTTGGCATGCCATGGGCACTGAACGCCATCTCTTCAAGCCAAGCAGGTACCTCCTGGTGAGCATCGGTTAAAACTTTCACTAGTCCACGGACAATTTTTTGCTCGTCATCACCAATcttgttaaaaaaagaaatggctttTCCAGTGTTGCCGCAGCGTCCGGttcggccgatcctgtgaacatatTCGTCAACATCGCCAGGGATGTCAAAATTTATCACATGAAGGACGTTCTCGATATCTAATCCTCTGGCAGCAACAGACGTGGCAACAATCACAGAACACTGTCCAGAGCGGAAGTTGCCCAGAGCTCTCTCCCGCTCTCTTTGCTCTCTGTCCCCGTGAATGCTTGTGCAGGGgattttttcttgacaaagaaatgTTGCAATTAAATCCGCCATCTTTTTGGTTCTCACAAAAACCATTGTGCGCTCATGGCCTATGAGTTGTAAAAGTTCCAGCAGTTTAGCCCTCTTTCCATACTGTTCCACTTCAATTATCTGCTGTTCGACATCACTGCACTCGCCACCAACTTGTCCGACAACCacgaacagataatctggcttcaaaaTCTCTCTAGCAAGATTTTGTATGGGCGTAGGGTACGTGGCACTGAACATTAAGGTTTGCCTTTCTTCTCTTTTTGGCATTCCTTGACTTGACAACAATTTTCTTACATCTTCCATAAAACCCATGTCCAGCATACGGTCAGCTTCATCCAGAACAAGGTATTTCACTTGGCTCAACCCAATCTTCTCCTTGTTAATAATGTCCAGTAACCTCCCAGGTGTTGCACAAAGGATGTTGCAGCCTTGAAATATCTGGCGCAGTGAATGAGACGTTTGTGTTCCTCCATAGATTACAACTGGACGAACGACAGTTCCGTATGCAAATTTCCGAGCATCTAGGTAAATCTGATTGATCAGCTCTCTGGTAGGAGCAACAATTATGGCTTCTGGTTCCTGAAGATCTTTAAACTGACTCGCTGCAACCCCACTTTTCATCATATGAGCCAAGATGGGCAACAGTCTTTTTTTTAGATAAATGATTtattgtacaatgttatattggccttttcaataaaatataataatgaactgttataattttttgatctagatagtttattttattaggaCAACATTGTATATGTAAGCAATGAATACACATGCTGTAGTTGGGGGTTCAATCTTCCACATCCccatctgttaaaaaaaattgtctgctgcaatataataacttgacactctctattactgcttagttatgccaaactttgtgtagtaat
This is a stretch of genomic DNA from Bufo gargarizans isolate SCDJY-AF-19 chromosome 3, ASM1485885v1, whole genome shotgun sequence. It encodes these proteins:
- the LOC122931620 gene encoding probable ATP-dependent RNA helicase DDX4, with protein sequence MDGTLTGKPDGAGDAAGGGPAKERDVVTDSSLSNQSLTLDMDVIKEASMVCISPVLDWLGPSPASALLVDVRSSRKSSAFLAVVGKGICRLLNSVVIRGIVQDLMDAGLARSSPWAKVMDLAGVPGREKFSIPSRDMLKQNSLLLPILAHMMKSGVAASQFKDLQEPEAIIVAPTRELINQIYLDARKFAYGTVVRPVVIYGGTQTSHSLRQIFQGCNILCATPGRLLDIINKEKIGLSQVKYLVLDEADRMLDMGFMEDVRKLLSSQGMPKREERQTLMFSATYPTPIQNLAREILKPDYLFVVVGQVGGECSDVEQQIIEVEQYGKRAKLLELLQLIGHERTMVFVRTKKMADLIATFLCQEKIPCTSIHGDREQRERERALGNFRSGQCSVIVATSVAARGLDIENVLHVINFDIPGDVDEYVHRIGRTGRCGNTGKAISFFNKIGDDEQKIVRGLVKVLTDAHQEVPAWLEEMAFSAHGMPTFSSQPSKFASVDSRKRGDFQEDNGYSNPGISQPAARTAAEEEEDWG